The DNA region CCGCGTGCTCCCACGTCTGCTGGCAGGTGCCGCCCATGACGAGGAGATCGCCACCGCCGAAGTCGAAGGCGCGCGAGCGCCCGCCGCCCACCGGGCGGAGCAGGAAGCGCCGCCGCGCGCCCAGCGCGACGATCGCCACGATCGCATCCTCGCGCGCGGGGCCCAGGCGATCGCCGTGGAAGGCGACGCTGTCCCGGCCGTCGCGGTAGGCCGCGAACGAGATGCCGGGCAGCGGTCGGCCGTAGTGTTGCGAGAGCGCGCGGGCCAGATCGGGAATCAGCGGGTGGCCGGGCCCGTCGTCCGGCCACGACGCCACGAGGCGGGGCACGTCCACCACGCGGTCGTACATGCGGCGCCGGTGCGCCTGCCAGCGCATCGCCGTCCAGAGCGCGTCCAGCAGGGCCTCGTGGCCCTCGATCCACTCCGGCCGATGGTCGATCCACGCGCCGGCCCCCAGGTCCGTCCGCTGCAGCCCGCCTAGTTGCGCATCGCAGCGCGGAGTCTCGACGG from Candidatus Methylomirabilota bacterium includes:
- a CDS encoding alpha-ketoglutarate-dependent dioxygenase AlkB, which produces MASFQRDLFAVETPRCDAQLGGLQRTDLGAGAWIDHRPEWIEGHEALLDALWTAMRWQAHRRRMYDRVVDVPRLVASWPDDGPGHPLIPDLARALSQHYGRPLPGISFAAYRDGRDSVAFHGDRLGPAREDAIVAIVALGARRRFLLRPVGGGRSRAFDFGGGDLLVMGGTCQQTWEHAVPKVAHADLRISIQLRSAPVDPAPYSSS